NNNNNNNNNNNNNNNNNNNNNNNNNNNNNNNNNNNNNNNNNNNNNNNNNNNNNNNNNNNNNNNNNNNNNNNNNNNNNNNNNNNNNNNNNNNNNNNNNNNNNNNNNNNNNNNNNNNNNNNNNNNNNNNNNNNNNNNNNNNNNNNNNNNNNNNNNNNNNNNNNNNNNNNNNNNNNNNNNNNNNNNNNNNNNNNNNNNNNNNNNNNNNNNNNNNNNNNNNNNNNNNNNNNNNNNNNNNNNNNNNNNNNNNNNNNNNNNNNNNNNNNNNNNNNNNNNNNNNNNNNNNNNNNNNNNNNNNNNNNNNNNNNNNNNNNNNNNNNNNNNNNNNNNNNNNNNNNNNNNNNNNNNNNNNNNNNNNNNNNNNNNNNNNNNNNNNNNNNNNNNNNNNNNNNNNNNNNNNNNNNNNNNNNNNNNNNNNNNNNNNNNNNNNNNNNNNNNNNNNNNNNNNNNNNNNNNNNNNNNNNNNNNNNNNNNNNNNNNNNNNNNNNNNNNNNNNNNNNNNNNNNNNNNNNNNNNNNNNNNNNNNNNNNNNNNNNNNNNNNNNNNNNNNNNNNNNNNNNNNNNNNNNNNNNNNNNNNNNNNNNNNNNNNNNNNNNNNNNNNNNNNNNNNNNNNNNNNNNNNNNNNNNNNNNNNNNNNNNNNNNNNNNNNNNNNNNNNNNNNNNNNNNNNNNNNNNNNNNNNNNNNNNNNNNNNNNNNNNNNNNNNNNNNNNNNNNNNNNNNNNNNNNNNNNNNNNNNNNNNNNNNNNNNNNNNNNNNNNNNNNNNNNNNNNNNNNNNNNNNNNNNNNNNNNNNNNNNNNNNNNNNNNNNNNNNNNNNNNNNNNNNNNNNNNNNNNNNNNNNNNNNNNNNNNNNNNNNNNNNNNNNNNNNNNNNNNNNNNNNNNNNNNNNNNNNNNNNNNNNNNNNNNNNNNNNNNNNNNNNNNNNNNNNggcaggaggctgactttccttgaagttttcgcctcaaataccaccatcacgcaagtgtgcgtggcaagtttgattgtgttttcctgtaattctttaagggtttttgtgtttactctttaaaggtttctagctgtttacctgtgttctcctgtatttttttgagggagtTTTTATGTCTtgcttaatgtcctctatcatcatcatgagatgtgactttaaataagagtcttgattttctagtgtgatggtgtataCAGTACTTACTAtggttggagaactgggttctaattaTGCCAAGTAACCCTtggttctgttgcttatgttcttatggtTCTCTTCATCTGATTATCTGTAGTGCTAACTTCCCTCGCTATATCTGTCCTGGGTCCTGCTTGACAGCCTCACATTGATGAAGCCCACTTGTTCTGCTGGGTGTCAGGACTTTCTTATACATCGGCCCCATCAGCACCTACTACAACATTAGTTATCAGGCCttgatgcacacatgtgtaccccATCAGAGACCATAATCTACTCTGTTGTAGGCCCTAATGGATAAACTTTTAAGACATCAGTATTTATGGGCATCCTTaccagtctgtgtgtgtgcagtgccagcACACTGTCTTCTAGGCCAAACTCTATGGAAGTGTATTTGGGATTTTCAGTAATGTCAGATACCTAGCACTGTGTGTGGAGAGGCATCCTCAAGGAAAGCGTGTTTACAAAGGCCTAGACACCTGAATGTTACGTTGGAAGTTGGCTTGTTTGGCCATCCTTGTCCGAAAatagcactgtgtgtgtgggcatcCAGCATGGAGTGATAAAAGCAGTGTATAGGGCTATGTGAATGGGGGAATGCAAGTACAGCAGGACCTAGGGCCTAGCAGTTGTTTGGGGTAGGGGACAGGATATCCTAGAGGGCTTCAAACCTCAGGGTATGTGATGCGGATGGTGGAGTGTGTCCGGAATGATCTCAGTATGGCAGCATATGCAGGGCTTCATCAGGGAACACAGTGTGGTCTGATAACTAGCTTGTGCTTTTCAGAATCCAGCAGGGAGTTGGCATGGTTCAGGAACATCTGCTATCTGGTGCAATAAGTGGTGTAGGTACTCTGGTGTGTTGTCCTTTGGGTCCTGACTCATTAAATATTACACGGGTTCTAGAAGAGCATGTCCAACCCTGCCTgaaatttttcattgtatttgGGGCAGCAGCATGGGAGAGTGGGTATTATAAACTTTTACACATCAGGCCTTTCCTACGCCTCCCTCACACATACCCCATATATCTTAGAAGCTATCAACACCTGTTGCATATATCTGGGTGCATACAACCTTTCAGAGCTCAGGTCTTGTTGGGCCCTACCCCACACTAACTGGGAGATTGCAGGCCCTGCTGGATGCCACTTAGAGCCCTACATACACTGTTATAAAACAGAGTCTCCTGGAACCCTAGCTTCACTACTGGGTATTGGGCTATGTATCCAACCTTGCTGGACACATTCCCTCTCTGTCCTCATCACTGTTAAAGATTCGACTATGTTTCAGACTATGCTGGTAAACCCGCTACGTCTCACTACACATACAATGCTAGGCCTTATACCCTATGAGACTCCTCACCTCACATACACTACTAGGAATCAGGGCTTGCAGTTACTAGCCATCTATGTTCCTGCCACCACTGTGCTGTGTATAGTATCAGGTCTTATTGAACCTACCCCATATACCAAGTATGGACAGACAGGCCCTAGGGATGCATGCTCCCCTTTTCCCAGGCATTTCCATCTGCACACATTGCACATTATGAAGCCATGCTGGACACTACCCTGCTGTTTTCCCATAGAAACTCCTAGGTATCCAGCCTCTCTCCAGGTGTCCAGCTTGTCCCATGTACACTAATATATCGGACCCTATTGGACTCCCTTGATCCCTGTAGCCAACTCACATCCCCTGCCAACACTACAGACCTCCACCCTCTGCTACACTACTGAAGTGTTTCAGGACTTGTTGTGTATCTTCTGACaaaccttccctccttccttcaaaGCTCCATGCCTAGCAGTGTAGTGGGCCAGCAGTAGTTGGTGATATCCAGCATGGTATCATAgctagctctgtgtgtgtatttgtgtgtgtatttgtgtgtgcgtatgtatgtgtgtgcgtgagtgttgGCAGGTTTGCCCCCCTGGTCCTCACATCTACTGGACCATGTTGGAAGAGGGCATATTTCAGACATGACTTTGGGCAGTGGCAAGGTGCAGGATGTCCACATATGTGCTTGTGCCTTTAATACAGTCACTGTGATTTCTGTTCAGTAAAGAGAAGCAAACTTGCTGTCAGACACATTGAACACATGGAAGATGGTAGAGCCTGCTGACATGTTTTAGACAATCTCTAGGAATTTAGGTTGCAAGGAATGAATGCAGAGTTGGCTGCATTCCTGTCCTTCCTGGGAAGATAAACAGTAGTGACCAGGAGAGGAAACCACAGTTGCCGGACTTTGCACAAATTGATCAATCCTTACAATTACCCATGTATGCTCAGATTTCTGAGGAGACCTTTGCCACCTCTCTTTGGCCTAGCCCATGAGTAATGGCTGGGTAATGGCTTCTCTGGACCCAGAAGGCATTTACAGCAAGGGTTTGGGGATGCTGTTGATACTGCTGAGGGCTACTCAGTACTGAGTCAGTGAGGTATTTTTAACCTTTCCAACAGAGTCTgtttcctctgtctctcaagtgatGAAGGAAAAAAGGCCCATCTCTGTGGATGTTGAACCATGGGGAGCAGGGAGCATCCAGAAAAGGACAGAGAAGTTCAAGAATGAGCCAGGCTCAGCTTCATGGGCATTTGTGCCTGACCACCTATCAGACACCAGTGAAACTCTGCTTGTACCCTTCCTCCAGTTGCTGGAATTTAGCTACTGGCTCTATGCTCTCTTAGCCTCCAGGAGCACCAGCCATGATGTCACGGTCAAGCTGGCCAAGCATGGCGCAATCATCCCAGCTCCTGTCGGGCTAGAAAGTTTCTGATTGTTGTTTTTGCACACCATTCTGTAGAGTGACACCAACATCACAGTGGGACAGTGAAGGCAACACGTTGGGAGACTGACCTAGGTGGGGTCTTAACAAGGCTGACTCATCCTGAAAACATGTATGCTTTGGTTGTCTCTGTCATGACAGAAAGATTAACACTAACTGCACAGCAATGGGAATTCAGTGACCGTCCCTTCCCATGTGCCCAGTCTCTCCATAAActgagctgaggcagaagcaatGCTGACTACAAAGTAGCCATGAGCATGCAAGGAAGAGCTCCAGAAAGAAAGAGTTTCCTTGCAGggacaaaaccaagtttattACCAGGAGGCATGGGGGAAACAATGGGTGGGCAGATGGGACATCTTCTAGAACATCCTGGTGTGGGAAGGCATGGATGGCCTGAGCCAGCTGCCCCTTGACCTATTCTGGTAGGTCTATCTGGGTTCAGAGGCTCCCTGGGCAGCAAATGAAGGccaagagcagtcagttctcctGTGATTGACTGGGTGGTTCTCTTTGGGATTCAGAAAGCAGCCACAGCCCATGcctttctttctaatttgatgtgggtcaaaggttttatggttAACACCTGGCTGCTGTTTGTCTACAGTTTTATTGTATCTCAATGAAAGCTTGTGCCACTCAGGGTTTCTATGTGGACAGTGGCCCATTACAATCTTTGTTCTACCTAGGTCACAGGCTCTCTGGTCAGCAAGACCTGGCTCCTACTTGTCTCTAATTTCCCTGTGCCTACATAGAAAGTCATAACCCTTGGGCATGTGGAGCTGGTCCAAGTAcattcctctcttctcttggttCAAATGTTGGTCACAGGCTCTCTGGACTTTAATCACTGACTGCTGTTTATCTCCAATTCCTCTATATGTGAAGGGATTTTTATTCATCTCAGAGCTGACGTGGCCCAGCTCCCTCTGCTTGCTAGTCTGCTATGGTTtgtgtcatacagaccctcagAAGAGTGGGCTGAGCCACCTAGCTGGGATGTCAGTGATTCTACTGTACACCCTTGTACATCTAATGGGTCTCCTTCAGTGTCCTCCAAGATCTGGAACAGAACATACATAAGGGATTGCAGTTCAGCTATCACACGGTAGATGACCATTTTTCTTGTTAAGTTTTCTTGTGTATGCTCAGCAGCTGGTGGGGGGTGATCAATCTTTAAAGAATCCCCAAGCCCGGTGTATTTTGTACTGTGGTTTCCATATTGTAAAGCATACCTTGGGATGTTCTTCCAAGAGCTTTTAGAAGTAGCCTCTCCTTTTTCTGGTATCTGAGACTTGGCTGTATCCTTGAGGTGGGTGGAGCTTGGGATGGAAGGCCTTACTTCCTCAAGCTTTTTTCCATGGCTAAGGGCTCTTGATCTTCTAGTACTCTGCCTCTCTTCATGGGGATGAACCCTATTATGATCCCAAATTTCAATCTTATTCTTCAGGACTCTGTTCTCTCAAGTATCCACCCTCTCGTGTCTCCTCATGAAGACATCACATAAGCCCTGGAAAGTCTTGGGGTTTTGGCCTCTAGtctggaagctgggcagtgagTCCTGTGAAGATAAGCTGACCTTAGCAGGGCATACTCTACTGGGACCATCTGGATGATGGCTCACAGGCCAGgcctctttctgtttgtttgaacTCAAAATAATGTTACTGTAGACTTGTGTTTTTAAAGTTGAGTCCTGTGAGTGTTGTGGGGTAGGTGTTTGTAGATGAGCTGGGAGTCTGTTGGCCCCTAAAGACCCACAGACCCTGCAACTGATACTGAtgtcttggctattgtgaatctCACTGGATCCCAGACTCACTCCCCATGCACAAAGTGGCTCTTCTTTTACCTCCACTATATTAATTTGTCTGGCTGCTGAAGGTGGTGGGACCCTCTCTCCAGTGCCTTCCATTGTCACACACTGGAGGCAGTGTCCTGAGTCTACCTTCTGAAAGCCCTTCTGTGGTGCATGCTTGGCCATTTTGGGATTGGTATTTGGTTGCGGGCTGCCTTTTCCAATGCCTTGAATAGTCCTGCTCTGTTGGGGATCTGCTGCCTAGAAGTACAAAACAGGTCTCTGAACACTCAGGTATCTCTGCAATGGATGTGGATGGGCCTTTGGGGTCCCATGGCTGGCAGCAGGTGGAGGGGCTCTTTGGGTCTCCTGAACCTCTGCAGGTGAGTTATGAACTCAGCTCTCTCTAGCCTGGCAGCTAATGTACTTTCTGCCATTGTTCCTCCTGGATCTTGGTGATGCAATTTTTCCAGGACCATGGCAGCCTTGGAATAGTACGCAGCCTTGGAATCACAGATGGGTGAGGAGGGATACACAACCTTGGTAAGGTTTGAGGGTGGAACTCCAGATGGGGTGGGATCCCTTGCCTCAAGGGTCTGCCGATATGGTCTACTTCTGTATTTCATAGGAATCTGTATGATGTTTGATGCTGGCATCCTTTCAGTCTTTGAGTCAAGCAGGGAATGATGCTCAGCAGCATTCATGTAGGACACTTCCTCTGTCCTCAGTGCAGGTTTCCTGGGTTTCAGCACCTTTCCCAGGAGTGCTGCTTGAAGTGCAAGGCTCCTGTTTTGGCCCAACACCAAGTTCCTTCTTGGTGTTATGCACATCAGACTTTGCTCTGTCCTTCTTTAATGGTACCCTTGTGGGCATAGACCCCTTCAATTTGCTATACTTGTAGGTTTTGGAGTTGAGGATGGAGGACAGGTCAGCCTGATAGAGTTGACTGCTCTTGCATTCATGATCATTGTGTGCTGGGAAATGTCCCTGAACCTGGGTCAGTTTTCTGCATGGGAGGAATCTGAAGAGGGTTCCTTGTTCTTCTCTTACATTAGTTGCCATGTGTTTATTCTGTGGCTCCTTATGGTGCTGGAGCATCTGGCAATGCTCTGGATGGATGGAGGCTGGCCTGATAGCCTTAGTATGCAGGATGCCCCTTGGGAAAGTTCCCAGTGGGTTTGCTAATGGCTttttgatgttttgggttatCATAATCCTTGGTGTCTTTTGAATACATTCCATGTTTCCGGGGCAGGCTTTCCTTTGGTAGGGATGCCTGTATCCTTCTCTCCATGTTAGGACATGAGACTACATAGGCCCTACTTTTGAAACAAGGAGGTGTTTGTTTTGGGGTAGATTTTGGGAAGATTTCTTCTTCTTGGACTTTATTCACACCTACCAAGAATGGTGTTACAAGTTGGTGAGGTCATGGCTGATCCTGGGAATGCTGTGGAGGTCTTTTAGTCTGGGATGGATCTTGGGCAGGACCACAAGCATCAATAGACCTTACGAATCTACATTTTGCCAAGGAAGGGCTTCTGAGCTCGTGGGCAGTAGCCATCACTGATTCCGAGAAAATGGAGCATGTGCCCCAGAAGAGCACACTAAACTTCTGTTGTATAAGATCCTCCATGAGCTTGAGATAATTGAACAGCTGAGAGAAAGAATGGTGATCTGTTTTTTGACTCAGTTTCCAAAACGTTTGTGGTGTGGAGTCCAGGAAGAGTTGCTTGTTGGGACTGCAAAAGACAGGGGGCAAAAGCATCAGCCACAAGCAAAGGATCAAGTAGTCCATCAGTCTGTAAATACGGCACCTGTAGCCATATAGTCCCTCCATTGCCTACATATCCTATGCCCCTTAGTCTCATATCCAACAGAGATGTCTTCAAATCCCACCCTCCATTGCATATTCAGAATAAAGATGCCCAGACCATGAGCTCACATTCTGGTATGTAAAATTCCATAAGACAAAGAtttcttacagttttggaggttgTGATGGAGTCTTGGTCTCTTCCACATTTTTTCCTCCATCTCTACAACCTGGAGATAGTGACATAGGATCAGGATGAGGAATGAAAACACACAGGAGTGAGGTATCTCTCTTAAGACTACTTATGCTAAACCACCATAATCCAAGGACAGAACACTGAAAGTGAGCAAGGAGAGTGGAGGGACCACATCTCTCCATTTATACCATCTTTGCCCTTCCTTCGACCTGTGTATTTTCTCTTACAATACTGTAATGGCCACAGGATCagttatcaaaagagaaatgCAGCTACGAGAATTGAAGCTACCTGCTGTTAGGTGTACATGGGAATCCTCCATACAGAGGCACAGCATCACTTCAGTACCTTGAGCAGCACTCACATGTGTAGCACCCATCCTCAGACCAGAGGAGATCCAAGCCCTGATCTAAGGCCCTTGGTCTCATCACGTGCTTCATATCAGCTCAACTCCAATGAATGCATGCACCTGAACAGAGGTCAGATCATCTTTTTCTGTACTTGTCCTGTGTCCTCCCCAACTCAGAAATGCAGTCTGTCCATGGAGCCTCACTCATCCTTAgggcctctctgcctccttgaaCAGATGGTCTGAGAGCTTCAGGCAGACACCTCAGGGCCACCCTCACCTCTGCTCTGCCTGTCTTCCCTTTAGTCTCTTTGTGGAGATTTTCCCTCACCTGTCTGTAGCTAGACATTAGCTAGTTTGTAGGTTCATCTTTCTTCCAACCTTCTCCACCCTTTTTCCTCCACTGGTTCTATCCCCTAACACTTGATAGGATAGAGAAAAGGGATAGTCGGGAAAGGGGGAGACATTATTGTTAGAGGTCTTTCTGCTGACCGGGAGGTTGAGTTCCTTGGGGAATTCATCGTCACTGTCAAGATAtcaaatttcttttccttttctcttctctgcacGGTACTACTTATCAAACCACAAACACTAGCAAGCAATAAAAACCATTGCTCTCAAGGACCTAGCATTTATGTAtgctctgaaaagtccccagaatttcaAAAGTCACAGGACCAGGGAAACTATCAGctgctggcaaaatcatgccccagCTTGAATATGAGGCATGTCATACTCAGCTGCTGCGGACATTTTGAAGCAGTCTCATATCTCATACCTCAGACTAAAACAGAAGAATATATTCTTATGTTATTGTttgtaaaacaataacaaaaattgtCACTAAGCCTGTTTTCCTAGGAAATGTGAGAGTAGCAGTCatgaaccctaaccctaaccctgactgctgctccaGTGTGTGTGAACCAAGGCTCTCCTCACCTTGAGCATGTCCTTTTGGCTTCCAGATGCTGGTGACACTGGGCACTCTTCCAGGAAGGGGAGTAGTAGGAAAAAGAGCCCAGCTCCACACATAATGGCAATGCTCGCGTCCATTGCTATGTGTGTAATGCTGGGGCTCATCCATGGTCTTCATTAGAACGAGAAAATGCTCCATCTTCTTAATCGCAGTGCAGCTCTCAGGCTACTGACTCCTTGAGTGCAGTGAGTGTGAGATGTGTCAGGAGGGCTCAGGCCACATCACACAGCTGTGCCTCCTCCTCATCACAAAGGGCTCCTGGCAGTAGAGGGGGTACCAcagcccctccccatcctccagcaCAGAGTCCCCTCCTGTGtccttttcctgcttcctccttccaAATCCTGCTGCTGAAATCTGTCACAAATAGACCTCTGTCCCTGTTTTGTTCCTTATCCCTGGGCACCACTACTACTCTGTGTAAGCATATATTTTGTTCAACCTACTTTAAGAAGGGTTAAATTCCCCTCTAGCCCATGAGCCAACATaggaagtgagaaagaaaggttATTAAGATATGGGGAAAATGGACCTGCACAGAAATAGTTCAACGGGGCAGTTACAATCTTTGTTGTTTTCAGTCTAGTCCCCTAGCAATCACCAAACAGAAATCAGCTCCTGCAGACCAGTCCACtgggcagacaccacacatgaatcagcaagggcagttcaatatgctgctggatccatgggtcccttcatgtgtactctttggttggtaatttagtccctgggagctctgggtgtactggttggttcatattgttatttctcTTAtcggttgcaaaccccttcagctccttgattcctttctctaggtcctccaTTGGGGAATCTGCCCTCAatccattggttggctgtgagcattcactttttttttttttttttaacttttattgcattatgatgtgTAGTGTTCCGCCAGCGGACCCTACACGATAGGATTGTCCTGGACAGGAGACGAACTGGACCTGTGAATATAAGCGAGTGGGGGAGCAAAGAGAAACCACACCAATtagatgtatcaaggtgtactttacttagcgtgcagagtgtttttatagtaaggcaaaaaaaacgaaacctacacaatggagtactactcagctattaaaaacaataaatttatgaaattcttaggtaaatctggagaatatcatcctgagtgaggtaacccaatcacaaaagaacaaacacggtatgcactcactNNNNNNNNNNNNNNNNNNNNNNNNNNNNNNNNNNNNNNNNNNNNNNNNNNNNNNNNNNNNNNNNNNNNNNNNNNNNNNNNNNNNNNNNNNNNNNNNNNNNNNNNNNNNNNNNNNNNNNNNNNNNNNNNNNNNNNNNNNNNNNNNNNNNNNNNNNNNNNNNNNNNNNNNNNNNNNNNNNNNNNNNNNNNNNNNNNNNNNNNNNNNNNNNNNNNNNNNNNNNNNNNNNNNNNNNNNNNNNNNNNNNNNNNNNNNNNNNNNNNNNNNNNNNNNNNNNNNNNNNNNNNNNNNNNNNNNNNNNNNNNNNNNNNNNNNNNNNNNNNNNNNNNNNNNNNNNNNNNNNNNNNNNNNNNNNNNNNNNNNNNNNNNNNNNNNNNNNNNNNNNNNNNNNNNNNNNNNNNNNNNNNNNNNNNNNNNNNNNNNNNNNNNNNNNNNNNNNNNNNNNNNNNNNNNNNNNNNNNNNNNNNNNNNNNNNNNNNNNNNNNNNNNNNNNNNNNNNNNNNNNNNNNNNNNNNNNNNNNNNNNNNNNNNNNNNNNNNNNNNNNNNNNNNNNNNNNNNNNNNNNNNNNNNNNNNNNNNNNNNNNNNNNNNNNNNNNNNNNNNNNNNNNNNNNNNNNNNNNNNNNNNNNNNNNNNNNNNNNNNNNNNNNNNNNNNNNNNNNNNNNNNNNNNNNNNNNNNNNNNNNNNNNNNNNNNNNNNNNNNNNNNNNNNNNNNNNNNNNNNNNNNNNNNNNNNNNNNNNNNNNNNNNNNNNNNNNNNNNNNNNNNNNNNNNNNNNNNNNNNNNNNNNNNNNNNNNNNNNNNNNNNNNNNNNNNNNNNNNNNNNNNNNNNNNNNNNNNNNNNNNNNNNNNNNNNNNNNNNNNNNNNNNNNNNNNNNNNNNNNNNNNNNNNNNNNNNNNNNNNNNNNNNNNNNNNNNNNNNNNNNNNNNNNNNNNNNNNNNNNNNNNNNNNNNNNNNNNNNNNNNNNNNNNNNNNNNNNNNNNNNNNNNNNNNNNNNNNNNNNNNNNNNNNNNNNNNNNNNNNNNNNNNNNNNNNNNNNNNNNNNNNNNNNNNNNNNNNNNNNNNNNNNNNNNNNNNNNNNNNNNNNNNNNNNNNNNNNNNNNNNNNNNNNNNNNNNNNNNNNNNNNNNNNNNNNNNNNNNNNNNNNNNNNNNNNNNNNNNNNNNNNNNNNNNNNNNNNNNNNNNNNNNNNNNNNNNNNNNNNNNNNNNNNNNNNNNNNNNNNNNNNNNNNNNNNNNNNNNNNNNNNNNNNNNNNNNNNNNNNNNNNNNNNNNNNNNNNNNNNNNNNNNNNNNNNNNNNNNNNNNNNNNNNNNNNNNNNNNNNNNNNNNNNNNNNNNNNNNNNNNNNNNNNNNNNNNNNNNNNNNNNNNNNNNNNNNNNNNNNNNNNNNNNNNNNNNNNNNNNNNNNNNNNNNNNNNNNNNNNNNNNNNNNNNNNNNNNNNNNNNNNNNNNNNNNNNNNNNNNNNNNNNNNNNNNNNNNNNNNNNNNNNNNNNNNNNNNNNNNNNNNNNNNNNNNNNNNNNNNNNNNNNNNNNNNNNNNNNNNNNNNNNNNNNNNNNNNNNNNNNNNNNNNNNNNNNNNNNNNNNNNNNNNNNNNNNNNNNNNNNNNNNNNNNNNNNNNNNNNNNNNNNNNNNNNNNNNNNNNNNGCAGAActgagctgattgtcagtctttgatctcagcagTCAGCTTTTcgctccacaggtgggcagccttAGTCCCGGCCTGCCATGGCATTCTTTCGCTTTCGGGAACGGGAGGGAAACCacaatgatgagaaaagttacatggtttcaatttatctgaatttgttaacattttaaaacattttaagtaaatagaattgcatcacattcttgtttcccttttgtaccccaactcatcccagagaccaccccttcaatatctgcaatatcttttttgtcatatactttaaaatttataaaatattataacaataaaaatgagcattataaaagttgatataaaacaatcaatttaatagttttatgtagatgcttgtctatagcaatactgaaaatacatgtttttctcaatataaattttaaataactccaaatatattaactgtatatttcaaaataatacatcactactagtattttttaaatgaacataaatatataaagtctttttgtttgtttgcttgttttgtatttagtagagcttaaaatcttggctcttactatggtacaagcccaaaataagaacaatttttaaacattggatttcattgtaataaggctgtatgtaCTTCagtgactctcacatcaccaaaggattttacctccatcatagctaagctgagagttgacagttctgctgcgccaaggaatgaattgtaggcacgatctttggatacagacttcctgctatggtcaaagctatttgacttgagtgagtgactttattcttagcccacagagaacaggttacattcatttaagaaatggggtgtgtattaagatgggtctatccataaagtcattcaccaactgttttaatgaacaatggttctgcttggagggtggcacagaNNNNNNNNNNNNNNNNNNNNNNNNNNNNNNNNNNNNNNNNNNNNNNNNNNNNNNNNNNNNNNNNNNNNNNNNNNNNNNNNNNNNNNNNNNNNNNNNNNNNNNNNNNNNNNNNNNNNNNNNNNNNNNNNNNNNNNNNNNNNNNNNNNNNNNNNNNNNNNNNNNNNNNNNNNNNNNNNNNNNNNNNNNNNNNNNNNNNNNNNNNNNNNNNNNNNNNNNNNNNNNNNNNNNNNNNNNNNNNNNNNNNNNNNNNNNNNNNNNNNNNNNNNNNNNNNNNNNNNNNNNNNNNNNNNNNNNNNNNNNN
This genomic window from Mastomys coucha isolate ucsf_1 unplaced genomic scaffold, UCSF_Mcou_1 pScaffold12, whole genome shotgun sequence contains:
- the LOC116086132 gene encoding LOW QUALITY PROTEIN: spermatogenesis-associated protein 31A6-like (The sequence of the model RefSeq protein was modified relative to this genomic sequence to represent the inferred CDS: inserted 2 bases in 2 codons; deleted 2 bases in 2 codons; substituted 3 bases at 3 genomic stop codons), coding for MEHFLVLMKTMDEPQHYTHSNGREHCHYVWSWALFPTTPLPGRVPSVTSIWKPKGHAQGCRDGGKNVEETKTPSQPPKLPNKQLFLDSTPQTFWKLSQKTDHHSFSQLFNYLKLMEDLIQQKFSVLFWGTCSIFSESVMATAHELRSPSLAKCRFVRSIDACGPAQDPSQTKRPPQHSQDQPXPHQLVTPFLVGVNKVQEEEIFPKSTPKQTPPCFKSRAYVVSCPNMERRIQASLPKESLPRKHGMYSKDTKDYDNPKHQKAISKPTGNFPRGILHTKAIRPASIHPEHCQMLQHHKEPQNKHMATNVREEQGTLFRFLPCRKLTQVQGHFPAHNDHECKSSQLYQADLSSILNSKTYKYSKLKGSMPTRVPLKKDRAKSDVHNTKKELGVGPKQEPCTSSSTPGKVLKPRKPALRTEEVSYMNAAEHHSLLDSKTERMPASNIIQIPMKYRSRPYRQTLEARDPTPSGVPPSNLTKVVYPSSPICDSKAAYYSKAAMVLEKLHHQDPGGTMAESTLAARLERAEFITHLXEVQETQRAPPPAASHGTPKAHPHPLQRYLSVQRPVLYFXAADPQQSRTIQGIGKGSPQPNTNPKMAKHAPQKGFQKVDSGHCLQCVTMEGTGERVPPPSAARQINIVEVKEEPLCAWGVSLGSSEIHNSQDISISCRVCGSLGANRLPAHLQTPTPQHSQDSTLKTQVYSNIILSSNKQKEAWPVSHHPDGPSRVCPAKVSLSSQDSLPSFQTRGQNPKTFQGLCDVFMRRHERVDTXENRVLKNKIEIWDHNRVHPHEERQSTRRSRALSHGKKLEEVRPSIPSSTHLKDTAKSQIPEKGEATSKSSWKNIPRYALQYGNHSTKYTGLGDSLKIDHPPPAAEHTQENLTRKMVIYRVIAELQSLMYVLFQILEDTEGDPLDVQGCTVESLTSQLGGSAHSSEGLYDTNHSRLASRGSXGHVSSEMNKNPFTYRGIGDKQQSVIKVQRACDQHLNQEKRGMYLDQLHMPKGYDFLCRHREIRDK